The Streptococcus pluranimalium genome contains a region encoding:
- the fabD gene encoding ACP S-malonyltransferase: MTKTAFLFAGQGAQTLGMARDLYEHFEIVKATFEQASQILGYDIRHLIDEDQDKLNQTRFTQPAILTTSVAIYKLLIEKGISPDIVAGLSLGEYSALVAAGALDFETALQLVAKRGQLMEEAAPAGSGKMVAIMNAEVSVIESACQSASDLGVVSPANYNTPQQIVIGGEVTAVDKAVDILKEAGVKRMIPLQVSGPFHTALLEQASQGLAEVLEEVTFNDFELPLVGNTEATIMKKKDIKSLLARQVMEPVRFYESIAEIQAFGVDRVIEVGPGKVLSGFIKKIDKNLPTVAVNDLASLEALLHQ, encoded by the coding sequence ATGACAAAAACAGCCTTTTTATTTGCCGGTCAAGGGGCTCAAACACTAGGAATGGCTCGTGATCTGTATGAGCATTTTGAGATTGTTAAAGCCACCTTTGAACAGGCAAGTCAGATTTTGGGGTATGATATTCGTCACTTAATTGATGAGGACCAAGATAAACTGAATCAGACGAGGTTTACCCAACCTGCTATTTTGACAACGTCTGTAGCGATTTATAAGCTTTTAATAGAAAAAGGAATTTCCCCTGATATTGTAGCAGGCTTGTCACTTGGTGAATATTCCGCTTTGGTGGCAGCAGGTGCCTTGGATTTTGAGACAGCTTTACAATTGGTTGCTAAACGTGGTCAACTAATGGAAGAAGCTGCGCCAGCTGGTAGCGGCAAAATGGTTGCTATCATGAACGCTGAAGTTTCAGTGATTGAATCAGCTTGTCAATCAGCTTCTGATCTTGGTGTTGTTAGCCCTGCTAATTACAATACGCCTCAACAAATTGTTATTGGGGGAGAAGTAACTGCAGTTGATAAGGCGGTAGATATCCTAAAGGAAGCAGGTGTCAAACGTATGATTCCACTTCAAGTTTCAGGTCCTTTTCACACTGCTTTACTGGAACAGGCTAGTCAAGGATTAGCAGAAGTTCTAGAAGAGGTAACTTTTAACGACTTTGAGCTTCCTCTAGTTGGGAATACAGAGGCTACTATCATGAAAAAAAAGGATATCAAGTCTTTATTAGCGCGCCAAGTGATGGAACCTGTTAGATTTTATGAATCGATTGCTGAAATCCAGGCATTTGGTGTTGATAGGGTTATTGAAGTTGGTCCTGGGAAGGTCTTGTCAGGATTTATCAAAAAAATTGATAAGAATCTTCCAACGGTTGCTGTCAATGATTTAGCAAGTTTGGAAGCATTACTGCATCAATAA
- the fabG gene encoding 3-oxoacyl-[acyl-carrier-protein] reductase — protein sequence MEIKAKNVFVTGSTRGIGLGIAHEFARRGANVILNGRSEISEELLQEFAEYDVKVIGVSGDISQEADAKRMVDEAIAALGSVDILVNNAGITNDKLMLKMTEADFEKVLKINLTGAFNMTQAVLKPMTKARQGAIINVSSVVGLTGNVGQANYAASKAGLIGFSKSVAKEVAARGVRVNVIAPGFIESDMTDAIPEKMKDGILGQIPMKRIGKPQEVAQVAAFLAEQEYLTGQVLAIDGGMTMI from the coding sequence ATGGAAATTAAAGCTAAAAATGTTTTTGTAACAGGTTCTACGCGTGGAATTGGATTGGGGATTGCCCATGAATTTGCTCGTCGTGGTGCTAATGTCATCTTAAATGGGCGTTCTGAAATTTCGGAGGAACTTTTACAAGAATTTGCCGAATACGATGTTAAAGTGATTGGTGTTTCAGGGGATATTTCTCAAGAAGCTGATGCTAAACGTATGGTTGATGAAGCCATTGCTGCCTTAGGTAGTGTTGATATTCTTGTTAATAACGCTGGGATTACCAATGATAAGTTGATGTTAAAAATGACGGAAGCAGATTTTGAGAAGGTCCTAAAAATCAATTTAACCGGTGCATTTAACATGACCCAAGCTGTTTTGAAGCCAATGACTAAAGCGCGTCAAGGAGCTATCATCAATGTATCATCTGTGGTTGGTTTGACTGGTAATGTTGGTCAAGCAAACTATGCAGCTTCTAAGGCTGGCTTGATTGGATTTTCAAAATCAGTGGCTAAAGAAGTGGCTGCGCGTGGGGTTCGTGTCAATGTCATTGCACCTGGTTTTATTGAATCAGATATGACGGATGCTATTCCTGAGAAAATGAAGGATGGTATTCTAGGACAAATCCCAATGAAGCGCATCGGTAAGCCACAAGAAGTTGCTCAAGTTGCTGCCTTTTTAGCAGAACAAGAGTATCTAACAGGTCAAGTACTTGCTATTGATGGCGGTATGACCATGATTTAA
- the fabF gene encoding beta-ketoacyl-ACP synthase II encodes MSTNRVVITGYGVTSPIGNTPQEFWKSLESGTIGIKPITKFDTSEIPVHNAGEIQDFPFDKYFVRKDKNRMDMYSLYAIYATLEALENAGLDMETVDRDRVGVIVSSGIGGLQEMQEQIIRMHEKGIKRIQPMFIPKALSNMGAGNIALRIGANGVCKSITTACASANDAIGEAFREIKFGFQDVVLAGGSESTINEIGIGGFNALTALSTTEDPKRSAIPFDKDRNGFVMGEGAGVLVVESLEHAQKRGATILAEVVGYGNTCDAYHQTSPSPDGSGAAKAMKLAISEAGIEPSDVDYVNAHGTSTPANEKGESQAIVAVLGKDVPVSSTKSFTGHLLGAAGAVEAIATIESMRHGFIHMTAGTQELSEDIEANVVIGQGLEADVRYAISNTFGFGGHNAVLAFKRWEE; translated from the coding sequence ATGTCAACGAATCGTGTCGTGATTACAGGGTACGGTGTTACATCACCTATTGGAAATACACCTCAAGAGTTTTGGAAAAGTTTAGAATCTGGTACAATTGGTATAAAACCAATTACAAAATTTGATACTTCAGAAATTCCTGTGCATAATGCAGGGGAAATCCAAGATTTTCCATTTGATAAATATTTTGTTCGTAAGGACAAGAATCGAATGGATATGTATTCACTTTATGCTATTTATGCGACTTTAGAAGCCTTAGAAAATGCTGGTCTTGATATGGAGACAGTTGATCGTGATCGTGTCGGGGTTATTGTCTCATCCGGTATCGGTGGTCTCCAAGAGATGCAAGAGCAGATTATCCGTATGCATGAGAAGGGGATTAAGCGAATCCAACCAATGTTTATTCCAAAAGCTCTTTCTAATATGGGTGCTGGGAATATTGCTCTTCGTATCGGAGCTAATGGTGTTTGTAAGTCAATTACGACGGCTTGTGCTTCTGCCAATGATGCTATTGGAGAAGCTTTCCGTGAGATTAAGTTTGGTTTCCAAGATGTTGTTTTAGCGGGTGGATCTGAAAGTACGATTAATGAAATTGGTATTGGTGGCTTCAATGCTTTGACAGCTCTCTCAACAACAGAAGATCCTAAGCGTTCTGCTATTCCATTTGATAAGGACCGTAATGGTTTTGTCATGGGAGAGGGTGCAGGTGTGTTAGTTGTAGAGAGCTTGGAGCATGCTCAAAAACGTGGCGCGACTATCTTGGCTGAGGTTGTTGGTTACGGTAATACTTGTGATGCTTATCATCAAACGAGCCCATCTCCAGATGGCTCAGGTGCTGCTAAGGCCATGAAATTAGCTATCTCAGAAGCTGGTATCGAGCCAAGTGATGTTGATTACGTTAATGCTCATGGAACGTCAACTCCTGCTAATGAAAAAGGTGAAAGTCAGGCTATTGTTGCGGTTTTGGGTAAAGATGTTCCGGTGTCTTCAACCAAGTCATTTACAGGGCATTTACTAGGAGCAGCTGGTGCTGTTGAAGCTATTGCGACTATTGAAAGTATGCGTCATGGTTTTATTCATATGACAGCAGGAACTCAAGAATTATCAGAAGATATAGAAGCTAATGTTGTGATAGGACAAGGGCTTGAGGCAGATGTTCGCTATGCCATTTCCAATACTTTTGGATTTGGTGGGCATAATGCCGTTCTTGCCTTCAAACGTTGGGAGGAATAA
- the accB gene encoding acetyl-CoA carboxylase biotin carboxyl carrier protein: protein MNLSEIKDLMSQFDESSLREFSFKQDGNELRFSKNERQELPVSAPASSISESVQSAVVGAVAESVTIVEEAVTQSTPTAEGDLVESPLVGVAYLAPAPDKAKFVSVGDSVKKGQTLMIIEAMKVMNEVPAPCDGVVTDILVADEDVIEYGQGLVRIK, encoded by the coding sequence GTGAATCTTTCAGAAATTAAGGATTTGATGAGTCAATTTGATGAATCGAGTCTTCGTGAATTTTCGTTTAAACAAGATGGTAATGAATTGCGTTTTAGTAAGAATGAGCGTCAAGAATTGCCAGTATCAGCGCCAGCTAGCTCTATTTCAGAGTCAGTCCAATCTGCAGTAGTAGGTGCTGTCGCAGAATCAGTAACTATTGTGGAGGAAGCTGTGACACAGTCTACCCCAACTGCAGAAGGGGATCTTGTGGAAAGTCCTTTGGTTGGTGTGGCTTATTTGGCACCAGCGCCTGACAAAGCCAAGTTTGTGTCGGTTGGGGACTCGGTTAAGAAAGGTCAGACCTTGATGATCATTGAGGCCATGAAAGTGATGAATGAAGTGCCTGCGCCATGCGATGGTGTGGTGACAGACATCTTGGTTGCTGATGAAGATGTGATTGAGTATGGACAAGGATTGGTGCGTATTAAATGA
- the fabZ gene encoding 3-hydroxyacyl-ACP dehydratase FabZ, which yields MIDIKAIREALPHRYPMLLVDRVLESSDDEIVAIKNVTINEPFFNGHFPEYPVMPGVLIMEALAQTAGVLELSKEENKGKLVFYAGMDKVKFKKQVVPGDQLVMTAKFVKRRGSIAVVEAKAEVDGKLAASGTLTFAIGN from the coding sequence ATGATTGATATCAAGGCTATTCGCGAAGCACTTCCCCATCGCTATCCTATGCTTTTAGTTGATCGCGTGTTGGAGTCTAGCGATGATGAGATTGTTGCGATCAAAAATGTTACCATTAATGAACCCTTCTTCAATGGGCATTTTCCAGAGTATCCAGTTATGCCAGGTGTTCTGATTATGGAAGCTTTGGCACAGACAGCTGGTGTTTTGGAATTATCCAAAGAAGAAAACAAGGGGAAATTGGTTTTCTACGCTGGCATGGATAAGGTTAAGTTTAAAAAACAGGTTGTTCCTGGAGATCAGCTGGTAATGACGGCTAAATTTGTTAAGCGCCGTGGGAGTATTGCTGTGGTGGAAGCTAAAGCTGAAGTTGATGGCAAGTTGGCTGCTAGTGGCACACTGACATTTGCCATTGGGAATTAG
- a CDS encoding acetyl-CoA carboxylase biotin carboxylase subunit yields the protein MFKKLLIANRGEIAVRIIRAARELGIATVAVYSEADKDALHTILADEAICIGPARSTDSYLNMSSVLSAAIVTGAEAIHPGFGFLSENSKFATMCEEMNISFIGPSAQVMDKMGDKINARREMIAAGVPVIPGSDGEVHTADQALEIASHIGYPVMLKASAGGGGKGIRKVEQEEDLAAAFESASQEALAAFGNGAMYIEKVVYPARHIEVQILGDSFGHIVHLGERDCSLQRNNQKVLEESPSVAIGKTLRQELGSAAVRAAEAVSYVNAGTIEFLLDEQSGNFYFMEMNTRVQVEHPVTEFVTGVDIVKEQIKIAAGLELSVKQEDIVISGHAIECRINAENPKFNFAPSPGKITELHMPAGGVGLRVDSAVYNGYTIPPYYDSMIAKIIVHGENRFDALMKMQRALYEFEVEGLVTNADFQLDLISDKHVIAGDYDTSFLMEQFLPEYQKVEALTD from the coding sequence ATGTTTAAAAAGCTACTGATTGCGAATCGTGGTGAGATCGCAGTGCGGATTATTCGTGCGGCGCGTGAATTAGGTATTGCTACGGTTGCTGTATACTCGGAAGCTGATAAGGATGCCCTTCATACTATTTTGGCTGATGAGGCTATCTGTATTGGACCGGCACGTTCGACAGACTCGTATTTGAATATGAGTTCGGTCCTGTCTGCTGCCATTGTTACTGGAGCTGAAGCCATTCATCCAGGCTTTGGCTTTTTAAGTGAGAATTCAAAGTTTGCTACTATGTGTGAGGAGATGAATATTAGTTTCATCGGTCCTTCTGCACAGGTCATGGATAAGATGGGAGATAAAATCAATGCTCGTCGTGAGATGATTGCGGCAGGTGTTCCTGTTATTCCTGGATCTGATGGGGAAGTCCACACTGCTGACCAAGCGCTTGAGATTGCTAGTCACATTGGTTATCCAGTTATGCTAAAAGCTTCTGCCGGTGGTGGTGGTAAAGGCATTCGTAAGGTTGAGCAGGAAGAAGATCTGGCGGCGGCTTTTGAATCAGCTTCACAAGAAGCATTGGCTGCTTTTGGTAATGGTGCTATGTATATTGAAAAAGTTGTCTATCCGGCTCGCCATATTGAAGTCCAGATTTTGGGGGACAGTTTTGGTCATATCGTTCACCTAGGAGAGCGTGATTGTTCTTTACAACGCAATAACCAAAAAGTTTTGGAAGAAAGCCCTTCTGTAGCGATTGGGAAAACACTTCGTCAAGAGTTGGGAAGTGCTGCTGTCCGTGCCGCTGAGGCTGTTTCTTATGTTAATGCTGGGACAATTGAATTTCTTTTAGATGAGCAGTCTGGTAATTTCTATTTTATGGAGATGAATACGCGTGTTCAAGTAGAACATCCTGTGACTGAATTTGTAACAGGGGTTGATATTGTCAAGGAGCAGATTAAAATTGCCGCTGGGCTAGAATTGTCAGTTAAGCAAGAAGATATTGTGATTTCTGGTCACGCTATTGAATGTCGCATTAATGCTGAAAATCCTAAATTTAACTTTGCGCCAAGTCCTGGGAAGATTACTGAGCTTCATATGCCTGCTGGTGGTGTTGGTCTGCGCGTAGATTCGGCTGTTTATAATGGTTATACCATTCCGCCGTATTATGACAGTATGATTGCAAAAATCATTGTGCATGGGGAAAATCGTTTCGATGCTCTGATGAAGATGCAACGTGCTTTGTACGAATTTGAAGTGGAAGGTTTGGTGACTAATGCCGACTTCCAGTTGGACTTGATCTCAGATAAACATGTTATTGCTGGTGATTATGACACGTCGTTTTTGATGGAGCAATTTTTACCAGAGTATCAGAAAGTAGAGGCCTTGACTGACTAG
- the accD gene encoding acetyl-CoA carboxylase, carboxyltransferase subunit beta has product MGLFDKKDKYFRINPNRSFKGESTPKPEVPDELFAKCPACKHLIYQKDLGLAKICPTCSYNFRISALERLAITADEGTFEELFSGIETRDPLRFPKYQEKLAQAREKTGLDEAVLTGLASIEGQKTALAIMDANFIMASMGTVVGEKITRLFELATKEKLPVVIFTASGGARMQEGIMSLMQMAKISAAVKRHSEAGLFYLTVLTDPTTGGVTASFAMEGDIILAEPQTLVGFAGRRVIETTVKQDLPEDFQKAEFLLEHGFVDKIVKRTVLPQVIGKLLAFHGGVS; this is encoded by the coding sequence ATGGGCTTATTTGATAAGAAGGATAAGTATTTTAGAATTAATCCTAATCGTTCGTTTAAGGGAGAGAGTACACCTAAACCAGAGGTTCCTGATGAGTTGTTTGCTAAGTGTCCTGCTTGCAAACATTTGATCTATCAGAAGGATTTAGGTTTAGCTAAAATTTGTCCGACCTGTTCCTATAACTTTAGAATTTCGGCTTTAGAACGTTTAGCTATTACGGCTGATGAGGGTACTTTCGAGGAATTATTTTCTGGGATTGAGACTAGGGATCCATTGCGTTTTCCAAAATACCAAGAAAAATTGGCTCAGGCACGTGAAAAAACTGGCTTAGATGAAGCTGTTTTGACGGGATTGGCTAGCATTGAAGGGCAAAAAACTGCCTTGGCTATTATGGATGCTAACTTTATCATGGCTTCTATGGGAACAGTTGTTGGAGAGAAAATTACGCGTTTGTTTGAATTGGCAACCAAAGAGAAACTACCAGTAGTTATCTTTACAGCTTCAGGCGGTGCTCGCATGCAAGAGGGGATTATGTCACTCATGCAGATGGCTAAGATTTCAGCTGCTGTTAAACGCCATTCTGAAGCAGGTCTCTTTTATCTGACTGTTCTTACAGATCCCACGACGGGTGGTGTTACAGCTAGTTTTGCCATGGAAGGAGATATTATCTTAGCAGAACCTCAGACCTTGGTGGGCTTTGCTGGTCGTCGTGTTATTGAAACAACAGTTAAGCAGGATTTGCCAGAGGATTTTCAAAAAGCAGAATTTCTTCTAGAACATGGTTTTGTGGATAAAATTGTCAAAAGAACCGTTTTACCACAAGTGATTGGGAAACTTTTGGCTTTCCATGGAGGTGTGTCATGA
- a CDS encoding acetyl-CoA carboxylase carboxyl transferase subunit alpha has translation MSDVSRILKEARDQHRMTALDYAETLFEDFIELHGDRQFSDDGAVIAGLARLDGQPVTVIGIQKGKNLQDNLHRNFGQPHPEGYRKALRFMKQAEKFGRPIVTFINTAGAYPGVGAEERGQGEAIARNLLEMSDLKVPIIAIIIGEGGSGGALALAVADRVWMLEHTIYAVLSPEGFASILWKDGTRAPEAAELMKITAGELLNMGVVDKVIPEHGYFSSEIADMLKENLSKELDYLKQLPLEQLLEERYERFRKY, from the coding sequence ATGAGTGATGTGTCAAGAATTTTAAAAGAAGCACGTGATCAACATCGTATGACTGCTTTGGATTATGCTGAGACTCTTTTTGAAGATTTTATTGAGTTGCATGGGGACCGTCAATTTTCAGATGATGGTGCTGTTATTGCAGGACTTGCCCGTTTGGATGGTCAGCCAGTCACTGTGATTGGTATTCAAAAAGGAAAGAATTTACAAGATAATCTTCATCGTAATTTTGGGCAGCCTCATCCAGAAGGCTATCGTAAGGCCTTACGTTTTATGAAGCAAGCTGAGAAGTTTGGTCGTCCGATTGTTACTTTTATTAATACGGCTGGTGCTTACCCTGGGGTTGGCGCGGAAGAACGAGGACAGGGTGAAGCTATTGCGCGAAACCTACTTGAGATGAGTGACCTTAAGGTGCCTATTATCGCCATTATTATTGGCGAAGGTGGTTCTGGTGGAGCTTTGGCATTAGCAGTTGCGGATCGTGTTTGGATGTTAGAGCATACGATCTATGCTGTTTTGAGTCCAGAAGGCTTTGCTTCGATTTTGTGGAAAGATGGGACCCGTGCTCCAGAAGCAGCAGAATTGATGAAAATTACAGCTGGTGAACTTCTCAATATGGGAGTAGTTGATAAAGTTATCCCGGAACATGGATATTTTTCAAGTGAAATAGCTGATATGCTAAAAGAGAATTTAAGTAAAGAACTAGATTATCTTAAACAA